The following proteins are encoded in a genomic region of Primulina huaijiensis isolate GDHJ02 chromosome 3, ASM1229523v2, whole genome shotgun sequence:
- the LOC140972102 gene encoding phylloplanin-like, whose product MAIKNVLIFVLVEILATSFADAQSTIGIIHVNGTLYCTTNGNITAGPDASATPVFPNAALQVACSAEVVALAPVNGTTNSNGAYLVVLIPRSNATVNSIVSNCRLFVLTPLSSCNAALPATGLVSNLRFVKTVYGFLPLTYMAATGFALQP is encoded by the exons ATGGCCATTAAAAATGTCTTGATTTTCGTCTTAGTTGAAATATTGGCAACAAGTTTTGCAGATGCCCAAAGTACAATTGGAATAATACATGTCAATGGAACTCTGTATTGCACCACGAATGGCAATATTACTGCCGGCCCCGATGCCAGTGCCACTCCAGTGTTTCCAA ACGCCGCCTTGCAGGTTGCATGCTCGGCAGAGGTGGTGGCGTTGGCACCGGTGAACGGAACAACCAATTCAAATGGGGCGTATTTGGTGGTGTTGATCCCTCGATCCAACGCAACCGTCAATTCAATAGTCTCCAACTGCCGATTGTTTGTTCTGACGCCGCTCTCAAGTTGCAATGCAGCACTTCCGGCTACGGGCCTCGTGTCGAACTTGCGCTTCGTGAAAACAGTATACGGGTTTCTTCCACTCACTTACATGGCCGCCACAGGTTTTGCACTCCAGCCGTAG